Below is a genomic region from Lineus longissimus chromosome 4, tnLinLong1.2, whole genome shotgun sequence.
TATGTCTGTCATCCCTTTTGTTGCAGGGGACAGCTTCAGTAAATGTTACTCATGCTCTGGATGAAGTTGTTGTCGTGTTCAATAGAATCAACGAGGTTGCAGTATGACTTTTGTCTTTGATTTGGTGATGAGTAAAGAGAGTGCATTACAAGTTGGGGACAGTATCAATATCGTAAATTGAACACACATCATgtcttgtttgtttgtttcaggtACAGCAGCGGTGCAGAGGATGGTTATGTCAGGGTGCATCAGTTTGATCCTGAATATTTTGAATTCGAATACGAGTATTAGAGAACGGTTGGCCTCGAATGAGACTGTTGTTGTTCTGATATATTAGTAACAGGTGTATCAGGATTGTGGAGGATATGGGTAATGTGCTGGTGGGAGACTCTGAGTTGAGAGAGCTGACTTTTGCAAAAACTTTATGGACAGTTTGTTGTTGTGGACAAGTTTCTACGATTTTGGATCCTTCGGAAGTCGGGGGCTATTTTCCTTGTCTGTGATATATTTTGTCAAACTGTAGAATCTGTGCTTGGAAATGCTTGGAAATGCTAAGTGACCCACATAGATCAGTCGAGTAAAGTGCTCTAACAGGGAAATAGCCCCCGGCACAGAAACAAATGTTTTACAAGAAGATTGACACCTTGGGTCTGCTAGGAATATGAAGAAGCAAAATGACATTTCATCGATCGACCCTGATTTGATATGTGATCTGTATCATCTTCGTAGTAATGCCTTCTTAACTTGGTAAATGGAATCGTCAATGAAACATGTTCGGTATCCGACTGTAATAAACTATTTGCATAGAAAGAACGGTAGTATTTTCTTCAGTTGTTGTGGTTGGAGTCGGGTGACGAGACTGTCATTTACATTGATTATACGGCAGCCTTGCTATTGATGGAGACAACATGAGAGAACATGCAAGCAAAGTAAAACAGGCGAGGTGCCGATTCTTGTTGACACTTATTCACCAGGCTGTCACATCTCAAGTCCCCTGATGTGACGTTATTGTTCATGTGTCCCTGGGTACATTCAGTCCAAGAGGACAGTAAGGGACAAAGAAATAACAAATCAACATGACTAATTTCAACACTTTTTCTTAATATTCACATcctatacattgtatttacatCTATGTACAGCTTCGAATACATGTCTACCCAAATATGTAATGAAATCTACACGTCCAGCCATCCCAGTTAGAAAAACACAAGATCTCTCAACATGAATGATGGTGTTATTAGTGAATCATTGGATGTATCACATGTCTCTTACTAACAACAACAATTCCTACTGCTGCAAATGACTGCTTTGGCACAATTACATCAATGACACAGGCAACTGTGCCCAacataaaatttcaaatttatgtTGGACAGCTTCAACCATAACCATCATTATTCTCAATGTCCAATGTATCACAGTTGCAGATCCTAGGAAATCAGTTTGCATAAATTTCAACGTTGACATCCTATGACTTCTTGCCAGTTCTACTCGATGCTCGTGACTTGGCTTTGGGTGACTTAGGGGTCCTGGGTTTATCAGCTTTACCATTGACCACTTGTTTATGGAGGGGCGTCTTTGGTTTGAATCTGGGAGGAGCTCCTGAAACGTCAACAACAAAATGTTAAGATACAGATTACAGAGCATAATGAGAAGTCTCTATTTACATGAACTTGGGTAACTTGTTCCAGATACGGGTAATTGAACTTCTGTACCTTTGAACAGATTTATAAACAATTTTACTGTAAGCATCAAAAACTTCTGTCAACTATTTTTCTCTAAGCAACACAGCATAAAAGAATAGTGTCTGAAGTTTCCTGTACGTTCGAGGTGCTAATTGTTAGCTGTAACATAACTGAGCAAAACATCTGTCACTGCTGATTCTGTGCCAATCTCCATGCATTGGGTGATCATGCGTGTTGTTAATGCCCAGACAAATACAAGAGAAATTGCCATGGAATTTCCAACAGTACTGGTAAAAGTGAAGGAGTGATATGTTCAAATTCAACTGAAGCTAATTCTCTCTTTCAACTAAAAAGATGACACGGTTTCTTTGAAGAACACAAGAGAAAGAACTGAGAAgtgaaaactttttaaaaagggaAATCAACCTAATGAAAACCTGGCCACACCATAATGTTCAAGCTTAAGCGAGAGTGTTCTGATATAATCAAAGAAACGTTTCCCCAAAACTTGGCCAAGCCCAAGTCAACCGAATTTTAAGACAGCAGCATTATTTATTGATGTGTAACCCCTCCGATTCTATAGAATTGGTTTGAGCTTCTATTTCTTTTCAATATGATGTTTCATTggtcacatacatgtaagttACTCTCAAACGTTAGGTTATTGGCCGACAACCACTGACGGTGAATGTCTCCACACAGGTCCTTTTGTTTTACACTGATTTAAATATGATATACTTGCACACTTCACAATTAATCAGACAAAAAAGAATTGTCTCCATGGTCTGAAAGCAAATGAATACGACTTTTAAAGACACCCACCTACTTATATTTGCCTCAGTTATTGAGAGCAACAAATTACTGTCATGAAAGTATAGCCAAGGCACTCTGAAGCATAACAAACTCAAACTTCATGAAATATTCAGCACCTTGACCTGCTCTTATGTTGGCTGAAGCAATAGGGATAATCTGTCAAGGAATGGCATATTGACTGCAATAACAGACTGATTCATAAAccatgtaatttgtaatttaacTATGTAGATGATCTCAACAAATAAGCTGGATAGTTCCTTTGTCAGACGATCATCAGAATTCTGCTGAAACCCAATACTGCACCAACAATGTAAAAGCCGTGTTGATCTACCCACCGAGAGCTTGTGGTCTTGGCAAACTCGTCTTTTCTAGTTTAAACTCCAAGTCTTCCTGTGTATCATCAATTGCACACTTGATTCTGTGAGAGACGGTTGACATGTGAGCTGATGTCACCTCCTTGATGATCTCTTTGATATGCTGCAAGTGAAATAAGATTTCTTCAGGCTGAGTTTTGTTGCAAAGTTATTTTCCATCGAAACAAAGCAACAACTCTGGGTGAACAAGATATGCATTGGTTGCCAAGGACGAAAACATCAAAGGTAGGTTTATTTCCTGGACAGCATCAGGTAATAAAATGTGTAAGTCTTTTTCAACTCCAGTCTAACCGCAGTATAGTCCACTAACCTGTCTGTCAAGTTTTGTGGAACTCTCTGGGTCTGATTCATAACCACTCCCAGCCTTCTCCAGTAGGTCACTGTCGGCCAACATGAACATCTCTTTCGCCACGAGTCTTTCATTTTTCCGTTCAGCTTCATGTCGTTCGATGTCATGAAGCTGTTCTTCATATTCCCAAATCTTAACAGGTTTAGATGTCTTCAAAGGTTGAGGTATGTGAGGTGCATCGACTGGACGATCGTATTCAACCATCATGCGATCTTGTTCC
It encodes:
- the LOC135487312 gene encoding uncharacterized protein C8orf74 homolog isoform X1 translates to MAVLGLEEAKAISKLDRNSGSAFLASCLKWDDFVFEENLQQSILLDFLYDSLMFPIEKGFSWKEVCLLFTLAKEMQEETIGRPITDAVKLFKTKLQSLVQSVHERSLKIFSEYFFGSFMTHYKLFQYCFTREQDRMMVEYDRPVDAPHIPQPLKTSKPVKIWEYEEQLHDIERHEAERKNERLVAKEMFMLADSDLLEKAGSGYESDPESSTKLDRQHIKEIIKEVTSAHMSTVSHRIKCAIDDTQEDLEFKLEKTSLPRPQALGAPPRFKPKTPLHKQVVNGKADKPRTPKSPKAKSRASSRTGKKS
- the LOC135487312 gene encoding uncharacterized protein C8orf74 homolog isoform X2, which produces MAVLGLEEAKAISKLDRNSGSAFLASCLKWDDFVFEENLQQSILLDFLYDSLMFPIEKGFSWKEVCLLFTLAKEMQEETIGRPITDAVKLFKTKLQSLVQSVHERSLKIFSEYFFGSFMTHYKLFQYCFTREQDRMMVEYDRPVDAPHIPQPLKTSKPVKIWEYEEQLHDIERHEAERKNERLVAKEMFMLADSDLLEKAGSGYESDPESSTKLDRQHIKEIIKEVTSAHMSTVSHRIKCAIDDTQEDLEFKLEKTSLPRPQALDHGDNSFLSD